Proteins encoded within one genomic window of Argiope bruennichi chromosome 7, qqArgBrue1.1, whole genome shotgun sequence:
- the LOC129975735 gene encoding gamma-tubulin complex component 3 homolog, translating into MFNRRQKAMTSHSSSSPSSAELVQKLVSLILGKPTDAVKTQYRFALQVLNCSFSNHVIDEFSLCEQIKKKFVQENRVKDALTFVELHRKLQSSEVLKNRANVLHFLHCLFGSERDNKTFSQLHSQITFSKLESLDAELALNTPDVINKHINKSLSNTVDLGDFFIKSENKDGIVDSHFSKYSNKSAGCKDNLESIEARIARVATMLSANSERDLTLPNVKCDQTAVKALGSRSEESNLGSLCYNLPNIRLLLRDILYVLQGLRGDVIYWVPDVTTNFTEFNVDLPNPVKRLALRFLELGWMYHQINQFCEVDSRSLSPGLLAQSFVAALKSKLVDYYKLIAELEALLIQETTLEHTYSASNALTLHRLSVWLFEPHTQLKILASVVNACNGKKGGAIASVLYSHLQHGDNYVRALIQNLLRDVTRPLFKMLSNWIYCGELDDAYGEFFVAANTTGSDANLWNEKYSLNKAMIPSFINMDQARKILLTGKAINFLRQVCHDNTFAKDEDRRMKALEMLSTESLFSQEKDANFENILEKNYLKTSKTVLQVLHEKYNLMDHLMAMRNYFLLGQGDFIRHLMDLLETDLSKPGKNLYIHNLTGILESAIRATNAQFHNPEVLQRLDVRLLEVCLDDTGWDVFSLDYHVDGPIATVFTSHCMHSYYKLFHVLWKAKRMEYILCKISHSRSSYSKYQAQIPEITPVLYQCHIILAQMIHFVQQIQYYMAFEVMECCWADLQLKIGSAKDLDQVIAAHESFLDTLITRSLLDEENSHLQEQLVGIYSQIVEFDKIQDAFWKRVKIAATKMDEMTEMIETKTSKNEWGLTESQKLEYLKPLNHLKTDVIPKTKAILRILSINYEDFVQKFLITLNDQNDTNLRFLSFRLDFNEHFKNKNSRLQTSLTYQNRRKSIK; encoded by the coding sequence ATGTTTAATAGGCGCCAAAAAGCAATGACTTCTCACTCATCAAGTTCTCCGTCATCTGCCGAATTGGTGCAAAAATTAGTGTCTTTAATACTTGGCAAACCAACTGATGCTGTAAAGACCCAATATCGTTTTGCTCTACAAGTGCTAAATTGTTCGTTTTCAAACCATGTTATTGATGAATTTTCTTTGTGCGAACAGATAAAGAAGAAATTCGTGCAAGAAAACAGAGTTAAGGACGCATTGACTTTTGTTGAGCTGCATCGTAAATTGCAATCTAGTGAAGTTCTGAAAAATCGAGcaaatgttttacatttcttgCATTGCTTATTTGGTTCTGAGCGAGACAACAAAACTTTTAGTCAACTGCACTCTCAAATCACCTTTTCTAAATTGGAGTCATTAGATGCAGAACTGGCTTTAAACACTCCTGATGTAATCAATAAACATATCAACAAATCATTATCTAACACTGTGGATTTGGGTGACTTTttcataaaatctgaaaataaagatgGTATAGTAGATTCTCATTTTTCCAAGTATAGTAATAAGTCTGCAGGATGCAAAGACAATTTGGAGTCTATTGAAGCTAGAATTGCACGTGTAGCTACAATGTTGTCTGCAAATTCTGAAAGGGATCTTACTCTGCCTAATGTAAAATGTGATCAGACTGCTGTTAAAGCTTTGGGATCTAGGTCAGAAGAGAGTAATTTAGGTTCTCTGTGCTATAATTTGCCAAATATCAGGTTACTTTTGCGTGATATATTATATGTTCTTCAAGGTCTTAGAGGAGATGTCATATATTGGGTACCAGATGTCACAACAAACTTCACTGAATTCAATGTGGACTTGCCAAATCCGGTAAAAAGACTTGCTTTGAGATTTCTTGAACTTGGTTGGATGTATCATCAAATTAATCAGTTCTGTGAAGTCGATAGCAGATCATTATCCCCAGGACTTTTAGCCCAGAGTTTTGTAGCTGCTTTGAAATCAAAGCTGGTTGATTATTACAAGTTAATTGCTGAACTTGAAGCATTACTAATACAAGAAACAACCTTGGAACATACTTATAGTGCTTCCAATGCACTCACTTTACATAGACTGTCTGTTTGGCTTTTTGAACCTCATACTCAATTGAAGATACTAGCATCTGTTGTAAATGCTTGCAATGGAAAAAAAGGTGGTGCTATTGCATCTGTTTTATATTCTCATTTGCAGCATGGTGACAATTATGTGCGTGCTTTAATTCAAAACTTGTTACGAGATGTTACTCGTCCTCTTTTCAAGATGCTAAGTAATTGGATTTATTGTGGTGAATTAGATGATGCATATGGAGAATTTTTTGTTGCTGCAAACACTACTGGTTCTGATGCTAATCTGTGGAATGAAAAATACAGCTTGAACAAAGCCATGATACcttcttttataaatatggaTCAAGCTAGAAAGATACTATTAACTGGTAAAGCAATTAATTTCCTACGACAAGTGTGTCATGATAATACATTTGCTAAAGATGAAGATCGTCGTATGAAAGCTCTTGAAATGTTGAGTACAGAGTCTCTTTTTTCTCAAGAAAAGGatgctaattttgaaaatatattggaaaagaaTTACTTGAAAACAAGCAAAACAGTCTTACAGGTcttgcatgaaaaatataatttgatggaTCATTTAATGGCTATGAGAAATTACTTCCTATTGGGCCAAGGAGATTTCATAAGGCACTTAATGGATCTTTTGGAGACAGATTTGTCAAAGCCTGGTAAAAATTTGTACATTCACAATTTAACTGGTATATTGGAAAGTGCAATACGTGCCACAAATGCCCAGTTTCATAATCCTGAGGTTTTGCAAAGATTGGATGTTAGATTGCTTGAAGTATGTCTTGATGACACTGGCTGGGATGTATTCAGTTTGGATTACCATGTAGATGGGCCTATTGCCACTGTATTTACAAGTCATTGTATGCATTCCTATTATAAGCTTTTTCATGTTTTATGGAAAGCTAAACGGATGGAATATATACTATGCAAAATATCTCATTCTCGTAGCTCTTACTCAAAATATCAAGCCCAGATACCCGAAATAACTCCCGTCCTGTATCAGTGTCATATAATCTTGGCCCAAATGATTCATTTTGTTCAACAAATTCAATACTATATGGCATTTGAAGTCATGGAATGTTGTTGGGCTGATTTACAATTAAAGATAGGCTCGGCTAAAGACCTTGATCAAGTCATAGCAGCTCATGAGAGTTTTCTAGATACCTTAATTACTAGATCTTTATTGGATGAAGAGAACTCGCACTTACAGGAACAGTTAGTAGGCATATATTCACAAATAGTAGAATTTGATAAGATCCAAGATGCATTTTGGAAGAGAGTGAAAATTGCTGCCacaaaaatggatgaaatgaCGGAAATGATTGAAACGAAAACTAGCAAGAATGAATGGGGTTTAACTGAAAGTCAAAAATTAGAGTATTTAAAGCCATTAAATCACCTGAAAACTGATGTTATACCAAAGACAAAAGCAATTCTTCgtattttatctattaattatgAAGATTTTGTGCAGAAATTCTTGATCACACTAAATGATCAGAATGATACTAATCTTCGTTTCTTGAGCTTTCGTTTGGATTTCAATgagcactttaaaaataaaaactctcgACTACAAACATCTCTTACTTATCAAAATCGTAGGAAATCTatcaagtaa
- the LOC129975737 gene encoding probable glucosamine 6-phosphate N-acetyltransferase — protein MNSNHCEENQNMSNDYLYPPEILSKLDLKNCYVHFNPPISISNPGENLILRPLSIDDYHKGYLNLLSQLTKVGDVSEEKFKETFQEMKSCKNRYFVTVIEDLSTNQVIATATLAIEKKFIHSAGLRGRLEDVVVNNDYRGKQLGKLVVIAIRLLAEQIGCYKITLDCKDKMVKFYKQFGFACETGNNNMMTIRFHE, from the exons atgaattcgaATCATTGTGAAGAAAAT CAAAACATGAGCAACGATTATCTTTATCCTcctgaaattctttcaaaattagatttgaaaaattgctaTGTACATTTTAATCCTCCAATTTCAATTTCTAACCCTGGAGAAAATCTAATTCTGAGGCCTTTAAGTATTGATGATTATCATAAag GTTACCTGAATTTGTTATCACAATTAACAAAAGTAGGAGATGTGTCGGAAGAAAAATTCAAAG aaacattccAAGAGATGAAATCTTGTAAAAACAGATATTTTGTTACTGTCATTGAAGATCTATCTACTAATCAAGTAATAGCAACAGCCACATTAGccatagaaaagaaatttattcattcagcTGGGCTC AGAGGTAGATTAGAAGATGTTGTAGTTAACAACGATTACAGGGGAAAACAACTTGGAAAACT aGTTGTGATCGCAATTCGTTTGCTTGCTGAACAGATTGGTTGCTACAAAATAACTTTGGATTGCAAGGATAAAATGGTCAAATTCTACAAGCAATTTGGTTTTGCATGTGAAACTGGGAACAACAACATGATGACAATAAGATTTCATGAATAG
- the LOC129976724 gene encoding complex I intermediate-associated protein 30, mitochondrial-like, translated as MRNICCLFKYNYILYNHFHRKLPVTCISSLDHVRLFSQTVVRNSFYEQDKRGAEYPVFPLDKKHWTEHIRDGAKIFVGECKLFWEETKEHFRNDPRIYQDGDTEVVFRFDSKDCLEKWRVGSDKINKEGFSECNFFINDKGKGVFHGTIDTTPPKDGRNRFAGYCGIKSVRKTKSFLRDDWYDWNAFTHLEMRVKGDGRNYMINLNMGMYFDVTWFDMYSYVLHTHGGPYWQLVRIPFSKFFLTYKGRTQDKQDPMPRNKVNSIGITAAAVSGPFHLEIDYIGVYRDMSHTEETAYEMYNMPMQIVTA; from the exons atgagaaatatctgttgtttatttaaatacaattatatactttataatcATTTTCATAGAAAACTGCCAGTTACGTGCATTTCATCTTTAGATCATGTGAGACTATTTTCGCAAACTGTGGTACGAAATTCTTTTTACGAACAAGATAAACGCGGTGCTGAATATCCCGTTTTCCCTTTAGATAAAAAACACTGGACCGAACATATTCGAGACGGCGCGAAAATATTTGTCGGAGAATGTAAATTGTTTTGGGAAGAAACAAAAGAGCATTTTCGGAATGACCCAAGAATCTATCAAGATGGTGATACTGAAGTAGTTTTCCGCTTCGATTCTAAA gaTTGTCTAGAAAAATGGAGAGTAGGatctgataaaattaataaagaaggcTTCagtgaatgtaatttttttatcaatgacaAAGGCAAAGGAGTATTTCATGGAACTATTGATACAACACCCCCAAAAGATGGCAGGAATCGATTTGCTGGTTACTGTGGCATAAAATCTGTTAGAAAAACA AAATCCTTTCTTCGAGATGATTGGTATGATTGGAATGCATTTACGCATTTAGAAATGAGAGTGAAAGGGGATGGACGGAATtacatgattaatttaaatatgggAATGTATTTTGATGTTACATGGTTTGACATGTATTCTTATGTTTTGCACACACATGGAGGTCCATACTGGCAACTTGTCAGG atacccttctcaaaatttttcttaacctACAAAGGAAGAACTCAAGACAAACAAGATCCTATGCCCCGTAATAAAGTAAATTCTATAGGAATTACTGCTGCTGCTGTTTCTGGACCTTTCCATTTAGAAATAGACTATATAGGTGTTTATAGGGACATGAGTCATACAGAAGAAACTGCTTATGAAATGTACAACATGCCTATGCAAATAGTTACTGCatag